In Manis pentadactyla isolate mManPen7 chromosome 11, mManPen7.hap1, whole genome shotgun sequence, one DNA window encodes the following:
- the SRSF5 gene encoding serine/arginine-rich splicing factor 5 isoform X2 produces the protein MSGCRVFIGRLNPAAREKDVERFFKGYGRIRDIDLKRGFGFVEFEDPRDADDAVYELDGKELCSERVTIEHARARSRGGRGRGRYSDRFSSRRPRNDRRNAPPVRTENRLIVENLSSRVSWQDLKDFMRQAGEVTFADAHRPKLNEGVVEFASYGDLKNAIEKLSGKEINGRKIKLIEGSKRHRSRSRSRSRTRSSSRSRSRSRSRSRKSYSRSRSRSRSRSKSRSVSRSPAPEKSQKRGSSSRSKSPASVDRQRSRSRSRSRSRSRSVDSGN, from the exons ATGAGTGGCTGTCGAGTATTCATCGGGAGGCTAAATCCAGCGGCCAGGGAGAAAGACGTGGAAAGGTTCTTCAAGGGGTATGGACGAATAAGAGACATTGATCTGAAAAGAGGCTTTGGTTTTGTG GAATTTGAGGATCCCCGGGATGCAGATGATGCTGTATATGAACTTGATGGAAAAGAACTCTGCAGTGAAAG GGTTACTATTGAACATGCTAGGGCTCGATCTAGAGGTGGAAGAGGTAGAGGACGCTACTCTGACCGTTTTAGTAGTCGCAGACCTCGAAATGATAGACG aaatGCTCCACCTGTAAGAACAGAAAATCGACTTATAGTTGAGAATTTATCTTCAAGAGTCAGCTGGCAG GATCTCAAAGATTTCATGAGACAAGCTGGGGAAGTAACCTTTGCAGATGCACATCGACCTAAATTAAATGAAGG GGTGGTTGAGTTTGCCTCTTACGGTGATTTAAAGAATGCTATTGAAAAACTTTCCGGAAAGGaaataaatgggagaaaaatTAAGTTAATTGAAGGAAGCAAAAGGCACAG GTCACGAAGCAGGTCTCGTTCCCGGACCAGGAGTTCCTCTAGGTCTCGTAGCCGATCTCGTTCCCGGAGTCGCAAATCTTACAGCCGGTCCAGGAGccggagcaggagcaggagcaagTCTCGTTCTGTTAGTAGGTCTCCTGCGCCTGAGAAGAGCCAGAAACGTGGTTCTTCAAGTAGATCTAAGTCTCCAGCATCTGTGGATCGCCAGAGGTCCCGGTCCCGGTCCCGGTCCCGGTCGAGGTCCAGATCAGTTGACAGTGGCAATTAA
- the SRSF5 gene encoding serine/arginine-rich splicing factor 5 isoform X1, with amino-acid sequence MSGCRVFIGRLNPAAREKDVERFFKGYGRIRDIDLKRGFGFVEFEDPRDADDAVYELDGKELCSERVTIEHARARSRGGRGRGRYSDRFSSRRPRNDRRNAPPVRTENRLIVENLSSRVSWQDLKDFMRQAGEVTFADAHRPKLNEGVVEFASYGDLKNAIEKLSGKEINGRKIKLIEGSKRHSRSRSRSRSRTRSSSRSRSRSRSRSRKSYSRSRSRSRSRSKSRSVSRSPAPEKSQKRGSSSRSKSPASVDRQRSRSRSRSRSRSRSVDSGN; translated from the exons ATGAGTGGCTGTCGAGTATTCATCGGGAGGCTAAATCCAGCGGCCAGGGAGAAAGACGTGGAAAGGTTCTTCAAGGGGTATGGACGAATAAGAGACATTGATCTGAAAAGAGGCTTTGGTTTTGTG GAATTTGAGGATCCCCGGGATGCAGATGATGCTGTATATGAACTTGATGGAAAAGAACTCTGCAGTGAAAG GGTTACTATTGAACATGCTAGGGCTCGATCTAGAGGTGGAAGAGGTAGAGGACGCTACTCTGACCGTTTTAGTAGTCGCAGACCTCGAAATGATAGACG aaatGCTCCACCTGTAAGAACAGAAAATCGACTTATAGTTGAGAATTTATCTTCAAGAGTCAGCTGGCAG GATCTCAAAGATTTCATGAGACAAGCTGGGGAAGTAACCTTTGCAGATGCACATCGACCTAAATTAAATGAAGG GGTGGTTGAGTTTGCCTCTTACGGTGATTTAAAGAATGCTATTGAAAAACTTTCCGGAAAGGaaataaatgggagaaaaatTAAGTTAATTGAAGGAAGCAAAAGGCACAG tAGGTCACGAAGCAGGTCTCGTTCCCGGACCAGGAGTTCCTCTAGGTCTCGTAGCCGATCTCGTTCCCGGAGTCGCAAATCTTACAGCCGGTCCAGGAGccggagcaggagcaggagcaagTCTCGTTCTGTTAGTAGGTCTCCTGCGCCTGAGAAGAGCCAGAAACGTGGTTCTTCAAGTAGATCTAAGTCTCCAGCATCTGTGGATCGCCAGAGGTCCCGGTCCCGGTCCCGGTCCCGGTCGAGGTCCAGATCAGTTGACAGTGGCAATTAA